The genomic DNA ACAAATCGAAGCATTGCACCAATTAAGAAAATAATCAAGCCGACATGATTGACATACGGTCCCCACCGAGAAAAACGGCCTTTTTCAGCAAGAATATTACCATTTTCTTCTCTAATATTGTATCGTCTTTTTTTCAGCCTTTCTTTTACTTTCTCATATGTTTCATCACTTACATCGGCAGCATCTGTAATACCAAATACTCGCTGACGCTTCAAGAATTCTTCGTGTCTAGTAACTCGCTGTTTTTTGAGAGCACGATACAACGGAACTACCCTGTCCAAACTGCAGATCACAAGTGAAATTCCGATCGAAGCGATTAAGGCAAGATACCACCATGAACTATATAAATTATGAAATCCTAGTTCATAATAAATTTTACCAAACCAGCCATATTGATCCTCATAATATTCTGAGGCCGGCATAACCGGTGGAATGTACATTTCCTGAGGCAAAATCGTTCCTATTGCGGAAGCAATCAATGTAATAACAATCAGCGTAACTCCGACCTTTACGGACGAGAAAAAATTCCATATTTTATCAATGATCGTTTTATTATACGTTTGTGAGCGCCTTGCGCTTCCCTCATAACGCATATCAACAATTGTTTTATCATTCTCCAGTTCACCGAGTGCTTTTCCGCAAGCTTCGCATAATACGGTGCCGTGCGGATTTACGTGCCCGCATTCACATTTTACTTGATTCATATATAAAAACTCCCTGTAACTTATGGTTTAATTTGCTCCATAAAATCATTAACCATTTTTTCGGTAAGTTCACCTTTGTGATATTTAATCACTTTTCCATCCTTATCAATCAGAAAAGTTGCCGGAAGGGGATCTATTCTATATGCAGATTGAACATCCCCGCTTTTATCGTTCAAAATCGGAAAATCCAACTTATAAGTTTCTGCAAATTTCTTCACAGCAAAATCAGATTCACCTACATTTACTGCCAATACTTGGACGCCCTTTTCTTTGAATTTATTGTATTGGCGATTAATAAATGGCATTTCTTCTTCGCACGGTTTACACCACGTTCCCCAAAAATTCAAAAACACGCCTTTGCCCTTATAATCGGAAAGACGGTGTTTTTTACCGTTTAAATCTGTTAACAC from Bacillus methanolicus MGA3 includes the following:
- the resA gene encoding thiol-disulfide oxidoreductase ResA, whose amino-acid sequence is MKKQRLVLRTLILIVLGAAVAYTLYENFKKDEIEKVVIGEKAPDFVLTDLNGKKHRLSDYKGKGVFLNFWGTWCKPCEEEMPFINRQYNKFKEKGVQVLAVNVGESDFAVKKFAETYKLDFPILNDKSGDVQSAYRIDPLPATFLIDKDGKVIKYHKGELTEKMVNDFMEQIKP